The Prevotella sp. E9-3 genome has a window encoding:
- a CDS encoding DUF2264 domain-containing protein, with the protein MRKTIFSAIMLLAVLVAMPVDAKKKQAKQAQSEREYWVEQAWKMAQPVLENMAKGELQKNMQTEFSPSFDNRNRKVVYMETFGRLMAGIAPWLALPDTLPLNATEADKKELEQRRQLREWALASYKHSVDPDSPDYLVWGASGQNLVDAAYIAESFIRAYDALWVPLDKVTKERYIKEFKMLRKYEPPYTNWFLFSSTIESFIAKAAGLKEYDDFRVMMPIRKTEEWYVGDGWYADGPVFAFDYYTSYVFHAMYLETLKNMIDAKQSGTRLEYQKYYNRAMKRAQKFAIILERFISPEGTFPVIGRSTPYRMAALQPLALLAWYQKLPQDLSNGQVRAALTQVMHRMYDHQNNYNESGFLTIGFCGHQPETADWYTNNGSLYMTSLSLMPLGLPADHDFWTCKAEPWTQVKAWNGQPFPKDHRWADDIVTKDKW; encoded by the coding sequence ATGAGAAAAACGATTTTTAGCGCGATTATGTTGCTGGCTGTGCTGGTGGCAATGCCTGTCGATGCAAAGAAAAAACAGGCTAAACAAGCACAGAGCGAGCGTGAGTATTGGGTGGAACAGGCCTGGAAAATGGCGCAGCCCGTGTTGGAGAATATGGCAAAGGGCGAACTGCAGAAGAACATGCAGACAGAGTTCTCACCCTCGTTTGACAACCGCAACCGTAAGGTGGTATATATGGAGACCTTCGGCCGACTGATGGCCGGTATTGCTCCTTGGCTGGCTCTGCCCGACACCCTGCCGCTGAATGCCACAGAGGCAGACAAGAAAGAACTGGAACAGCGCCGCCAGCTGCGTGAATGGGCTTTGGCTTCTTACAAGCATTCGGTGGATCCCGACTCGCCCGACTATCTGGTATGGGGCGCATCAGGTCAGAACCTGGTGGATGCCGCCTATATCGCCGAGTCGTTCATCCGTGCCTATGACGCCCTGTGGGTGCCACTCGACAAGGTGACCAAGGAACGCTATATCAAGGAGTTCAAGATGCTGCGTAAGTATGAGCCGCCTTACACCAATTGGTTCCTCTTCTCTTCAACTATCGAGAGTTTCATTGCCAAGGCTGCCGGACTGAAGGAGTATGATGATTTCCGCGTGATGATGCCTATCCGCAAAACCGAGGAATGGTATGTGGGCGACGGATGGTATGCCGACGGACCGGTGTTCGCTTTCGACTATTACACCAGTTATGTATTCCATGCCATGTATCTGGAAACACTGAAGAATATGATTGATGCCAAGCAGAGCGGCACCCGCCTGGAGTACCAGAAATACTACAACCGCGCCATGAAGCGTGCACAGAAGTTTGCCATCATCCTCGAGCGCTTCATCTCGCCCGAAGGCACCTTCCCCGTCATTGGTCGTTCAACGCCTTACCGTATGGCAGCCCTTCAGCCACTGGCCCTGCTGGCCTGGTATCAGAAACTTCCGCAAGACCTTTCCAACGGACAGGTTCGCGCAGCGCTCACACAGGTGATGCACCGTATGTACGACCATCAGAACAACTACAACGAGAGTGGATTCCTCACCATCGGCTTCTGCGGTCATCAGCCCGAAACGGCCGACTGGTACACCAACAACGGTTCGCTCTATATGACCTCCCTCTCGCTGATGCCTCTCGGTCTGCCTGCCGACCACGATTTCTGGACCTGTAAGGCTGAGCCTTGGACCCAGGTGAAGGCATGGAACGGACAGCCCTTCCCGAAAGACCATCGCTGGGCCGACGACATCGTGACCAAGGATAAGTGGTAA
- a CDS encoding helix-turn-helix transcriptional regulator, whose product MANKDLNRLKVVLVEQHKTAKWLAEQMEKDPATISKWCTNKAQPSLETIKKIAEILQVKMSDLVSNEQL is encoded by the coding sequence ATGGCAAATAAAGATCTCAACAGATTGAAAGTGGTGCTTGTTGAACAGCACAAAACAGCAAAATGGTTAGCAGAGCAAATGGAAAAAGACCCTGCGACAATTAGTAAGTGGTGTACCAACAAAGCACAGCCTTCATTAGAGACAATCAAAAAGATTGCAGAAATCCTACAGGTTAAAATGAGCGACCTTGTAAGCAATGAACAACTCTAA